The Kluyveromyces lactis strain NRRL Y-1140 chromosome D complete sequence genome has a window encoding:
- the CHS2 gene encoding chitin synthase CHS2 (similar to uniprot|P14180 Saccharomyces cerevisiae YBR038W CHS2 Chitin synthase II requires activation from zymogenic form in order to catalyze the transfer of N-acetylglucosamine (GlcNAc) to chitin required for the synthesis of chitin in the primary septum during cytokinesis), whose protein sequence is MTRNPFMAEDEEPPVIRSPQRAAMRASQYSYSAVSYDDDASRFQGFPAVDSNPSSPSKAAARYSPQKMNNTLIDSVHNSPLPRNRYQANLQESPRRMNHALIDVESNDGESLYDIYTNSPTKPGPLFQRLTSNETEYTYDSRKISGESTVYSGDTFGETKFELNHPKTQTYKKRGLSEVRRHPPAFKQRRILKLDNPIPSGLRDIIPKRDSPEFTEMRYTACTSDPDTFVEDGYNLRMAEMNRECQITICVTMYNEDKFALARTLHSIQKNVAHLCKRHKSNVWGPTGWKTVQIIIISDGRSRINQGSLDYLAAIGVYQEDMAKSTVNGEPVKAHIFELTTQVSIDEELNYRSEGTVPCQMVFCLKEENQKKINSHRWLFNAFCPILDPTVVTLVDVGTKLNSTAVYHLWKVFDMDSNVAGAAGQIKTMKGKFDMKLLNPLVAAQNFEYKMSNILDKPLESVFGYITVLPGALSAYRYRALKNNDDGTGPLHSYFLGETQEGRDHDVFTANMYLAEDRILCWELVAKRDEAWVLKYVKEATGETDVPEEPPEFISQRRRWLNGAMFSALYAQIHFHQIWKTRHSTTRKFFFHIEFLYQLVQMIFSWFSISNFFLTFYYLAGSMNSIIPHGDVLFTFFKYLLICNLCALFIISMGNRPQGANHLFISSMVMLTICSTYALVCGLVFAIKTLDDGTEEHSVFVNIVVSLLSTYGLYAFTSLLYLDPWHIFTSSVQYLLMLPSFICTLQIFAFCNTHDVSWGTKGSTEAAKPIPSAEVIQGPDGITIVTDQWPQDIDNKYQELKSRLKEKEMVEEKVDLTQKQNDYYRDIRTRIVMVWMLSNLILMMIITQIYEPEETVNNIYLKFILWSVAALAAFRATGSIIFLLMKYLRLLISWKHKAEDSGSLNLPSVGNILSVGEK, encoded by the coding sequence ATGACAAGGAATCCATTCATGGCAGAGGATGAAGAGCCTCCAGTGATACGTTCTCCACAACGGGCTGCTATGAGAGCTAGTCAGTATAGTTACAGTGCTGTTTCATACGATGATGATGCCAGTCGTTTTCAAGGTTTTCCAGCAGTTGATAGTAATCCATCATCACCTTCAAAAGCTGCTGCCAGATACTCACCTCAGAAAATGAATAATACCCTTATCGATAGTGTGCACAATTCCCCACTGCCACGAAACAGGTACCAAGCCAATTTGCAAGAATCTCCAAGAAGAATGAATCATGCACTCATTGACGTTGAAAGCAATGATGGTGAGAGTTTGTATGACATATACACCAACAGTCCTACTAAACCAGGTCCTTTATTCCAAAGACTAACCTCAAATGAGACAGAATACACGTATGATAGCAGAAAAATCAGCGGAGAAAGTACGGTTTACTCAGGTGATACTTTCGGCGAGACgaaatttgaattgaatcaTCCAAAGACACAAACTTACAAGAAGCGTGGATTATCTGAGGTGAGAAGACATCCTCCAGCTTTTaagcaaagaagaatcttGAAGCTCGACAACCCAATCCCAAGTGGATTGAGAGATATTATTCCAAAAAGAGATTCTCCGGAATTTACCGAAATGAGATATACGGCTTGTACCAGTGATCCTGACACGTTTGTTGAGGACGGTTATAATTTGAGAATGGCAGAAATGAATAGAGAATGTCAAATTACAATTTGTGTCACAATGTATAACGAAGACAAATTCGCTTTAGCTAGGACGTTACACTCCATTCAAAAGAACGTCGCCCATCTGTGCAAACGTCACAAATCTAACGTCTGGGGACCAACCGGCTGGAAAACTGttcaaattatcattatcagCGATGGTAGATCTAGAATAAACCAAGGTTCCTTGGACTACTTGGCAGCTATCGGTGTATATCAAGAGGATATGGCTAAATCGACCGTTAATGGTGAACCAGTGAAAGCGCATATTTTCGAGCTTACTACACAGGTGTCTATTGATGAGGAATTAAACTATAGAAGTGAAGGCACGGTACCTTGCCAAATGGTTTTctgtttgaaagaagaaaatcagaagaaaatcaacTCTCATCGTTGGTTGTTCAATGCTTTCTGTCCCATCTTGGATCCAACTGTTGTTACATTAGTGGATGTAGGCACGAAATTGAATAGTACCGCCGTTTATCACTTGTGGAAGGTGTTCGATATGGATTCCAATGTCGCCGGTGCTGCTGGCCAGATTAAGACCATGAAGGGAAAATTTGATATGAAATTATTAAATCCTCTAGTTGCTGCCCAAAATTTCGAGTATAAGATGTCCAATATACTTGATAAGCCATTAGAAAGTGTTTTCGGTTATATCACTGTGCTTCCTGGTGCGCTCTCAGCATACCGTTACAGAGCATTAaaaaacaatgatgatGGTACAGGTCCACTGCATTCATATTTCCTAGGTGAAACACAAGAAGGTAGAGATCACGATGTTTTCACAGCCAATATGTATTTGGCAGAAGATAGAATTCTATGTTGGGAATTAGTTGCTAAAAGGGATGAAGCATGGGTTCTTAAATATGTGAAAGAAGCAACTGGTGAGACAGATGTTCCAGAAGAACCTCCAGAATTTATTTCTCAAAGAAGACGTTGGTTGAATGGTGCTATGTTTTCAGCATTATACGCGCAAATACATTTCCAtcagatttggaaaacaaGACATTCGACAACTAgaaaattctttttccaCATCGAATTCTTATATCAACTAGTTCAAATGATTTTCTCGTGGTTCTCTATTTCTAACTTCTTCCTGACTTTCTATTACTTGGCAGGGTCCATGAATTCTATTATTCCCCATGGGGATGTACTCttcacatttttcaaataccTTCTGATTTGTAACCTCTGTGCTTTGTTCATTATTTCTATGGGTAACAGACCACAAGGTGCAAATcatcttttcatttcttcaatggtcATGTTGACAATTTGTTCGACTTATGCTTTGGTTTGTGGGTTAGTTTTTGCCATCAAAACATTAGACGATGGAACAGAGGAACATTCGGTATTTGTGAACATTGTTGTCTCTTTACTATCAACTTATGGTTTATACGCTTTCACTTCCTTGTTGTACTTAGATCCATGGCACATTTTCACCTCTTCGGTGCAATATCTGTTAATGTTACCAAGTTTCATTTGTACGTTACAAATTTTCGCATTCTGTAATACCCATGATGTTTCTTGGGGTACCAAGGGTTCCACGGAAGCAGCTAAACCAATTCCTAGTGCAGAGGTTATTCAAGGTCCTGATGGTATCACAATTGTCACTGATCAATGGCCTcaagatattgataataaaTACCAAGAACTGAAATCTAGGTTAAAAGAGAAGGAGAtggttgaagaaaaggtcGACTTAACGCAGAAGCAAAATGACTATTACCGGGATATCAGAACCAGGATAGTTATGGTTTGGATGTTATCtaatttgattttgatgatgatcaTTACACAGATCTATGAACCTGAGGAAACGGTCAATAATATTTACTTGAAATTCATTTTATGGTCCGTTGCAGCATTAGCGGCTTTCAGAGCTACAGGATCAATAAtctttttgttgatgaaatatttacGTTTACTGATCAGCTGGAAGCACAAGGCCGAAGATAGCGGTTCATTAAACTTACCAAGTGTTGGAAACATTCTCTCTGTTGGAGAGAAATGA